In the genome of Telluria beijingensis, one region contains:
- a CDS encoding GtrA family protein — MTASLLRLLGRSRQLILFLAGGVLSAVVDIGVLHLLLQGGAHFAVATTVGFGTGLLVNYAWHSRVTFDAAATPANFGRYLCVVALNYVLTLGCVALADSLFGMPVAGKIASLPLISINSFLLGKYWIFK, encoded by the coding sequence ATGACGGCGTCGCTCCTTCGCCTGCTGGGGCGCTCGCGCCAGCTGATCCTGTTCCTGGCCGGCGGCGTGCTGTCGGCCGTGGTCGACATCGGCGTGCTGCACCTGCTGCTGCAGGGCGGCGCCCACTTCGCCGTCGCCACCACGGTCGGTTTCGGGACCGGCCTGCTGGTCAACTACGCCTGGCACAGCCGCGTCACCTTCGACGCCGCCGCCACGCCGGCAAACTTCGGGCGCTACCTGTGCGTGGTGGCCCTGAACTACGTGTTGACGCTCGGCTGCGTCGCGCTGGCGGACAGCCTGTTCGGGATGCCGGTGGCCGGCAAGATCGCCTCGCTGCCGCTGATCTCGATCAACAGCTTCCTTCTTGGCAAATACTGGATCTTCAAATGA
- a CDS encoding ArnT family glycosyltransferase: MTAFDRQDFASLAANRAGRSWTQAAVAALFAAITAYLLIRTWGTQPQIMADEWSYSRMSRLQELSESILPSWLYLWMARGSNACGARFYDCIHAANVLFMVGAAPFVYGIGRQVAGRGMALAMAVAATLAPLNLYTTYFMPETFYYFGFCVLSWVALAGIGWPLLRWSLALGVVLGVLSLIKVHALFLVPPLVLYMLYARWSVGGRWLLPALGSVALTLAAGAAVKFGLGWLIAGEAGLHLLGGFYQANANSAGARTMAETLGPILVSAQGHLMVLAMLVPLPIAITLHALLRKPVRHPAGSPDAGAGRLQVWALLAAGATVSVTILFTASLVSPHAPADEGWRLHMRYYSFVLPLLWLIAAATLGRREDDARPVLRWAIAGVIAVLMLLALVKLPNYAYNPVDGPDIFKFKADRWQGRVIIAIGLATLLAWAMGKAMGARLFVYLALPLLILGGLSSSHYITARFNHEITAADRAGQAVLANVPPAERKYLTVAGFNAIEMIRAQFHIDDKDTELLLLEENAPIAEDELPAHHKWLLVMRKHAMPPQYKPVVATDEFSLYRISVPESRIGQVDFSKPPGGILASVEGLSHPESFGAWSNGKQVVLHLNTVLPRKVRLKIRASSYAGNADLPFVLRIGDASTTFRIPHHPMKNVLLTLETDGAQRSIVIEVPQPISPKEFDGSQDTRQLGIALGEIVIATPLD, translated from the coding sequence ATGACCGCGTTCGACCGACAAGACTTCGCTTCACTCGCCGCCAACCGCGCCGGGCGCAGCTGGACGCAGGCCGCCGTCGCGGCGCTGTTCGCCGCGATCACCGCCTATCTCCTGATCCGCACCTGGGGCACCCAGCCGCAGATCATGGCCGACGAATGGTCGTATAGCCGCATGTCGCGCCTGCAGGAGCTCAGTGAATCGATCCTGCCGTCGTGGCTCTACCTGTGGATGGCGCGCGGCAGCAATGCCTGCGGCGCGCGCTTCTACGACTGCATCCACGCGGCCAATGTGCTGTTCATGGTCGGCGCGGCGCCCTTCGTCTACGGCATCGGGCGCCAGGTCGCCGGCCGCGGCATGGCGCTGGCGATGGCGGTCGCCGCCACCCTGGCGCCGCTGAACCTGTACACCACCTATTTCATGCCGGAGACCTTCTATTACTTCGGCTTCTGCGTGCTGAGCTGGGTGGCGCTGGCCGGCATCGGCTGGCCTCTGCTGCGCTGGAGCCTGGCGCTGGGCGTGGTGCTGGGCGTGCTGTCGCTGATCAAGGTGCATGCCCTGTTCCTGGTGCCGCCGCTGGTGCTATACATGCTGTACGCGCGCTGGAGCGTGGGCGGACGCTGGCTGCTGCCGGCCCTGGGTTCGGTGGCGCTGACGCTGGCGGCGGGAGCCGCCGTCAAGTTCGGCCTGGGCTGGCTGATCGCGGGCGAGGCCGGCCTGCACCTGCTGGGCGGGTTCTACCAGGCCAATGCCAATTCGGCCGGCGCGCGCACCATGGCCGAGACGCTGGGACCGATCCTGGTCAGCGCCCAGGGCCACCTGATGGTGCTGGCGATGCTGGTGCCGCTGCCGATCGCGATCACGCTGCACGCGCTGCTGCGCAAACCGGTGCGCCACCCGGCCGGCTCCCCGGATGCCGGCGCCGGCCGGCTGCAGGTCTGGGCCCTGCTGGCGGCGGGCGCCACGGTGAGCGTGACGATCCTGTTCACCGCCTCGCTGGTGTCGCCGCACGCGCCGGCCGACGAAGGCTGGCGCCTGCACATGCGCTACTACAGCTTCGTGCTGCCGCTGCTGTGGCTGATCGCGGCGGCCACCCTGGGCCGGCGCGAAGACGATGCGCGTCCCGTGCTGCGCTGGGCGATCGCCGGCGTCATCGCCGTGTTGATGCTGCTGGCCCTGGTCAAGCTGCCGAACTACGCCTACAACCCGGTGGACGGCCCGGACATCTTCAAGTTCAAGGCCGACCGCTGGCAGGGCCGCGTGATCATCGCCATCGGCCTGGCCACGCTGCTGGCCTGGGCCATGGGCAAGGCGATGGGAGCGCGCCTGTTCGTCTATCTCGCGCTGCCGCTGCTGATCCTGGGCGGCCTGAGTTCGTCGCACTACATCACCGCGAGGTTCAACCACGAGATCACCGCCGCCGACCGCGCCGGCCAGGCGGTGCTGGCGAACGTGCCGCCGGCCGAGCGCAAATACCTGACGGTGGCCGGCTTCAACGCGATCGAGATGATCCGCGCGCAGTTCCACATCGACGACAAGGACACCGAGTTGCTGCTGCTGGAAGAAAACGCGCCGATCGCCGAAGACGAGCTGCCGGCCCACCACAAATGGCTGCTGGTGATGCGCAAGCACGCCATGCCGCCCCAGTACAAGCCGGTGGTGGCCACCGACGAATTCTCGCTGTATCGCATCAGCGTGCCCGAGAGCCGCATCGGCCAGGTCGACTTCAGCAAGCCGCCGGGCGGCATCCTCGCCAGCGTCGAAGGGCTGTCGCATCCGGAATCGTTCGGCGCCTGGTCGAACGGCAAGCAGGTGGTGCTGCACCTGAACACCGTGCTGCCGCGGAAGGTGCGCCTCAAGATCCGCGCCTCGAGCTATGCCGGCAACGCCGACCTGCCCTTCGTGCTACGCATCGGCGATGCCAGCACCACCTTCCGCATCCCGCACCATCCGATGAAGAACGTGCTGCTCACGCTGGAGACCGACGGCGCCCAGCGCAGCATCGTGATCGAGGTGCCGCAGCCGATCTCGCCCAAGGAGTTCGACGGCTCGCAGGATACCCGCCAGCTGGGCATCGCGCTGGGCGAGATCGTGATCGCCACGCCGCTGGACTGA
- a CDS encoding glycosyltransferase family 2 protein produces the protein MTPILDPAPVGVPVPITGNTAATIAVVIPSYRVTRHIIGVIAGIGPEVARIYVVDDKCPDASGAFVRANCSDPRVTVLEHAENQGVGGAVMTGYRAAIADGASVIVKIDGDGQMDAALLPDFVAPILAGEADYTKGNRFFDLEQIRQMPAMRLFGNAVLSLMTKVSSGYWNLFDPTNGYTAIHADCARHLPFDKISRRYFFETDMLFRLNTLGAVVADVPMDAKYGDEVSNLKISKVVTEFAAKHVRNLGKRLFYNYYLRNMSLASLELPLGLLLVAFGAVYGVSHWLDSASDRIATPAGTVMLAALPVIMGVQLILAFLAYDIASVPTRPLHKKTLFRRRNEQG, from the coding sequence ATGACTCCCATTCTGGATCCCGCCCCTGTCGGCGTCCCCGTCCCTATCACTGGCAACACCGCCGCCACCATCGCGGTGGTGATCCCGAGCTACCGCGTCACGCGCCACATCATCGGCGTGATCGCCGGCATTGGCCCCGAGGTCGCGCGCATCTATGTGGTCGACGACAAATGCCCGGACGCCAGCGGCGCCTTCGTGCGCGCCAACTGCAGCGATCCGCGCGTGACGGTGCTCGAACATGCCGAGAACCAGGGCGTGGGCGGCGCCGTGATGACCGGCTACCGCGCCGCGATCGCCGATGGTGCGAGCGTGATCGTCAAGATCGACGGCGACGGCCAGATGGACGCCGCCCTGCTGCCCGACTTCGTGGCGCCGATCCTGGCCGGCGAGGCCGACTACACCAAGGGCAACCGCTTCTTCGACCTCGAGCAGATCCGGCAGATGCCGGCCATGCGCCTGTTCGGCAATGCGGTGCTGTCGCTGATGACCAAGGTCTCGTCGGGCTACTGGAACCTGTTCGATCCGACCAACGGCTATACGGCGATCCACGCCGATTGCGCGCGCCACCTGCCCTTCGACAAGATCAGCCGGCGCTACTTCTTCGAGACCGATATGCTGTTCCGCCTGAACACCCTGGGCGCGGTGGTGGCCGACGTGCCGATGGACGCCAAGTATGGCGACGAAGTCAGCAACCTCAAGATCTCGAAAGTAGTCACCGAGTTCGCGGCCAAGCACGTGCGCAACCTGGGCAAGCGCCTGTTCTACAACTACTACCTGCGCAATATGTCGCTGGCCTCGCTCGAGCTGCCACTGGGCCTGCTGCTGGTGGCCTTCGGCGCCGTGTACGGCGTGTCGCACTGGCTCGATTCGGCCAGCGACCGCATCGCCACCCCGGCCGGCACCGTGATGCTGGCGGCGCTGCCGGTGATCATGGGCGTGCAGCTGATCCTGGCCTTCCTGGCCTACGACATCGCCTCGGTGCCGACCCGGCCGCTGCACAAGAAAACGCTGTTCCGCCGCCGCAATGAACAAGGCTGA
- a CDS encoding glycosyltransferase: protein MRIVIDFLAGPASHDTLAQMRDLARLAAGHELWLATPASEPEASDRLRLAFDGLVPRSRVRPFSLPADPALATLLRDGALASLEPSVVVTTGSAPAGVPSVVAGQEEITQLWTRVQATAAERAAPGAPARRPRLAYVSPLPPQKSGIADYSAELVPELAAWYDIELIVDQDPVTDPRLASFPQRSPDWLRAHAHEFQRVVYHFGNSPVHGHMFDLLRAVPGIVVLHDFYLSNVLDYLENDRVLPQGFLRALYQSHGYTGLLGHRQAGRNRAVWKYPSNRGVLDHATGVIVHSEFPKQLAAQWYGEGAGKDWRSVPLLRGKPEGSATPAARAAARQRLKLRDSDYLVCTFGMLGPTKLNDELLDAFLASPLANDPNCQLVFVGQNDSSRYGSDLSKKIKNSACADRITITGFADAATYADYVIACDTAVQLRGSSRGETSAAVLDCLLYGAPTIVNAHGSTASIDSDLVVMLPDEFETAQLADALAQLHGDPARRGALGARALAFMETEHAPAHAGRLCMEAIEHFATPGRGPHAGYRALVSAAARRCADDALPALAEAIAFNLPAPPTRQLLVDVSALVQTDLKTGIQRVVRSILLSLIATPPAGYRVEPVFTTGGNRPYHYARRFGLGLVGEDMVMMEDAPVDLHPGDVFFGLDLFLSGVHQNERLLLSMRDRGVEIYFCMYDILPMLRPDVFPFGTDQGFGDFLRTVHKVADGVLCISRAVADELATWYEQQGLQRELPLQLGWFHLGADINASAPSTGLPPDASIVLGALAQRPSFLMVGTVEPRKGHAQALAAFEQLWERGVDANLVVVGKQGWMVDAVAERMKTHPELGKRLFWLAGISDEMLLKLYAGASALLFPSEGEGFGLPLIEAAQHGTPIIARGLPVFREVAGIHAHYFDGMAPQDLAASIDAWLALHRAGQAPASTGMPWLTWDQSAQQVVGNLIRGRWYRTLPGHAGGEHDA from the coding sequence ATGCGCATCGTCATCGATTTCCTCGCCGGACCGGCGTCACACGACACCCTGGCGCAGATGCGCGACCTCGCGCGCCTGGCCGCCGGCCACGAGCTGTGGCTGGCCACTCCCGCCAGCGAGCCGGAGGCCAGCGACCGCCTGCGCCTCGCCTTCGACGGCCTGGTGCCGCGCAGCCGCGTGCGGCCGTTTTCCCTGCCGGCCGACCCGGCCCTGGCCACGCTGCTGCGCGACGGCGCGCTGGCCAGCCTGGAACCTTCCGTGGTGGTGACGACGGGCAGCGCGCCGGCCGGTGTGCCGAGCGTGGTCGCGGGCCAGGAAGAGATCACCCAACTATGGACGCGGGTGCAGGCCACTGCCGCCGAACGCGCGGCGCCCGGCGCCCCGGCCAGGCGTCCGCGCCTGGCCTATGTGTCGCCGCTGCCGCCGCAAAAATCCGGCATCGCCGACTACAGCGCCGAACTGGTGCCCGAGCTGGCGGCCTGGTACGACATCGAACTGATCGTCGACCAGGACCCGGTGACGGACCCGCGCCTGGCATCGTTCCCGCAGCGCAGCCCGGATTGGCTGCGCGCCCATGCCCACGAATTCCAGCGCGTGGTCTACCACTTCGGCAATTCGCCGGTGCACGGGCATATGTTCGACCTGCTGCGCGCCGTGCCGGGCATCGTGGTGCTGCACGATTTCTACCTGTCGAACGTGCTCGACTACCTGGAAAACGACCGCGTGCTGCCGCAGGGCTTCCTGCGCGCGCTGTACCAGTCGCACGGCTACACGGGCCTGCTGGGCCACCGCCAGGCGGGACGCAACCGCGCGGTCTGGAAGTATCCGAGCAACCGCGGCGTGCTCGATCACGCCACCGGCGTCATCGTCCACTCCGAATTCCCCAAGCAGCTCGCCGCCCAGTGGTATGGCGAAGGCGCCGGCAAGGACTGGCGCAGCGTGCCCCTGCTGCGCGGCAAGCCCGAAGGCAGCGCCACCCCGGCCGCCCGCGCCGCCGCGCGCCAGCGGCTCAAGCTGCGCGACAGCGACTACCTCGTCTGCACCTTCGGCATGCTGGGCCCGACCAAGCTCAATGACGAGCTGCTGGACGCGTTCCTGGCCTCGCCGCTGGCGAACGACCCCAATTGCCAACTCGTGTTCGTGGGCCAGAACGACAGCAGCCGCTATGGCAGCGACTTGAGCAAGAAGATCAAGAACAGCGCCTGCGCCGACCGCATCACGATCACCGGCTTCGCCGATGCCGCCACCTATGCCGATTACGTAATCGCCTGCGACACCGCGGTGCAACTGCGCGGCTCCTCGCGCGGCGAGACCTCGGCCGCGGTGCTCGACTGCCTGCTGTATGGCGCGCCGACGATCGTCAACGCCCACGGTTCGACCGCCTCCATCGACAGCGACCTGGTGGTCATGCTGCCCGACGAATTCGAGACCGCCCAACTGGCCGACGCATTGGCGCAGTTGCACGGCGATCCGGCCCGCCGCGGCGCCCTCGGCGCGCGCGCGCTGGCCTTCATGGAAACCGAACACGCCCCGGCCCACGCCGGACGCCTGTGCATGGAAGCGATCGAGCACTTCGCCACGCCTGGCCGCGGCCCGCATGCCGGCTACCGCGCGCTGGTATCGGCCGCCGCCCGGCGCTGCGCCGACGATGCGTTGCCGGCGCTGGCCGAAGCCATCGCCTTCAACCTGCCCGCGCCGCCGACCCGCCAGCTGCTGGTGGACGTCTCGGCCCTGGTCCAGACCGACCTCAAGACCGGCATCCAGCGCGTGGTGCGCAGCATCCTGCTGTCCCTCATCGCGACCCCGCCGGCCGGTTACCGCGTCGAGCCGGTGTTCACCACGGGCGGCAACCGCCCCTACCACTACGCGCGCCGCTTCGGCCTGGGCCTGGTGGGCGAAGACATGGTGATGATGGAAGACGCGCCGGTCGACCTGCATCCGGGCGACGTGTTCTTCGGCCTCGACCTGTTCCTGTCCGGCGTGCACCAGAACGAGCGCCTGCTGCTGTCGATGCGCGACCGCGGCGTCGAGATCTATTTCTGCATGTACGACATCCTGCCGATGCTGCGTCCGGACGTGTTCCCGTTCGGGACCGACCAGGGCTTCGGCGACTTCCTGCGCACCGTGCACAAGGTGGCGGACGGCGTGCTGTGCATCTCGCGCGCCGTGGCCGACGAACTGGCGACCTGGTACGAACAGCAGGGCCTGCAGCGCGAACTGCCGCTGCAACTGGGCTGGTTCCACCTGGGCGCCGACATCAATGCCAGCGCGCCGAGCACCGGCCTGCCGCCGGACGCGTCGATCGTGCTGGGCGCCCTGGCGCAGCGGCCAAGCTTCCTGATGGTCGGCACGGTCGAGCCGCGCAAGGGCCATGCCCAGGCGCTGGCCGCGTTCGAGCAGCTGTGGGAGCGCGGCGTCGACGCCAACCTGGTCGTGGTCGGCAAGCAGGGCTGGATGGTCGATGCGGTGGCCGAGCGCATGAAGACCCACCCCGAACTCGGCAAGCGCCTGTTCTGGCTGGCCGGCATCTCGGACGAGATGCTGCTCAAGCTGTATGCCGGCGCCTCGGCCCTGCTGTTCCCGTCCGAAGGCGAGGGTTTCGGACTGCCGCTGATCGAGGCCGCCCAGCATGGCACGCCGATCATCGCGCGCGGCCTGCCGGTGTTCCGCGAAGTGGCCGGCATCCACGCCCATTATTTCGACGGCATGGCGCCGCAAGACCTGGCCGCGTCGATCGACGCGTGGCTGGCCCTGCATCGCGCCGGCCAGGCCCCGGCCTCGACCGGCATGCCATGGCTGACCTGGGACCAGAGCGCGCAGCAGGTCGTCGGCAACCTGATCCGCGGACGCTGGTACCGCACCCTGCCCGGCCACGCCGGAGGAGAACACGATGCATGA
- a CDS encoding GtrA family protein — MNKADLAMRMPPRWREFAVFVAGGTLCALVDVGLMHLLLSVGVHYSLAASAGFGTGLLLNFAIQSRIFDKRASAGTFVRFLCVIAMNYGLMLACVALAAHLFDHPLAGKLLSLPITSINGYILGKRWVYR; from the coding sequence ATGAACAAGGCTGATCTCGCCATGCGCATGCCGCCGCGCTGGCGCGAGTTCGCCGTGTTCGTGGCCGGCGGCACCCTGTGCGCGCTGGTCGACGTCGGCCTGATGCATCTGCTGCTGTCGGTCGGCGTGCATTATTCGCTGGCGGCCAGCGCCGGTTTCGGCACCGGCCTGCTGCTCAATTTCGCGATCCAGAGCCGCATCTTCGACAAGCGCGCCAGCGCCGGCACGTTTGTCCGCTTCCTGTGCGTGATCGCCATGAACTATGGCCTGATGCTGGCCTGCGTGGCGCTGGCGGCCCACCTGTTCGACCATCCGCTGGCCGGCAAGCTGCTATCGCTGCCGATCACCTCGATCAACGGCTACATCCTCGGCAAGCGCTGGGTGTACCGATGA
- a CDS encoding FkbM family methyltransferase, producing MTFVSYSQNAEDVLLWRALGHVADGFYIDVGASDPVEHSVTKAFYERGWRGISIEPLPAFHAQFEEQRPRDINLAIAAGADNGELTLYDVPEVRGWASPDQAVAEMHRAEGHTVAELKVPVRTLASVCEEHVRGEVHFLKIDVEGFEGDVLRGMDFKRWRPWVLVIEATLPNSRETNHASWEHLVDTQGYRFAWFDGLNRWYVAEEHPELMQHFGIQPNVFDAFISYHLDRAWANVEAQEESLQAQAGALRTQAEALQASEERLRALAAKAEQQAVAQNMALQASESRLQALAAHAEAEAKDAEERRVRLEIALRTEQDTLAREIRRAEEEKQRADEQITLLQEQLAHVHESARQLSDWARGVDERLKATLASTSWKVTRPLRAAGSLAIALRRPNLARRIVNRLTANERVRRLVIPVLRSHPAINERVSASIASIKLDPPQQQASFGVEVPEELKGLPQSARTVLADLQRARGNQQSDS from the coding sequence ATGACATTCGTTTCCTATTCCCAGAACGCCGAGGACGTGCTGCTGTGGCGCGCCCTCGGCCACGTCGCCGACGGTTTCTACATCGACGTCGGCGCCAGCGACCCGGTCGAGCACTCGGTCACCAAGGCCTTCTACGAGCGCGGCTGGCGCGGCATCAGCATCGAGCCGCTGCCGGCCTTCCATGCGCAGTTCGAAGAGCAGCGCCCGCGCGACATCAACCTGGCGATCGCCGCCGGCGCCGACAACGGCGAACTGACGCTGTATGACGTGCCCGAGGTGCGCGGCTGGGCCTCGCCCGACCAGGCCGTGGCCGAGATGCACCGCGCCGAAGGCCATACGGTCGCCGAACTCAAGGTGCCGGTGCGCACCCTGGCCTCGGTGTGCGAGGAACACGTGCGCGGCGAGGTCCACTTCCTGAAGATCGACGTCGAAGGTTTCGAAGGCGACGTCCTGCGCGGCATGGACTTCAAGCGCTGGCGCCCGTGGGTGCTGGTGATCGAGGCTACGCTGCCCAACAGCCGCGAGACCAACCACGCCAGCTGGGAACACCTGGTCGATACCCAGGGCTACCGCTTCGCCTGGTTCGACGGCCTCAATCGCTGGTACGTGGCCGAGGAACACCCTGAACTGATGCAGCACTTCGGCATCCAGCCGAACGTGTTCGACGCCTTCATCTCCTACCACCTGGACCGTGCCTGGGCCAACGTCGAGGCGCAGGAAGAATCGCTGCAGGCGCAGGCAGGAGCGCTGCGGACGCAGGCAGAAGCGCTGCAGGCGTCGGAAGAACGGCTGCGTGCGCTGGCGGCAAAGGCGGAGCAGCAGGCCGTGGCGCAGAACATGGCGCTGCAGGCATCGGAATCGCGGCTGCAGGCGCTGGCGGCGCACGCCGAAGCCGAGGCGAAGGACGCCGAGGAGCGTCGTGTGCGCCTGGAGATCGCGCTGCGCACCGAGCAGGACACCCTGGCGCGCGAGATCCGCCGCGCCGAAGAAGAAAAGCAGCGCGCTGACGAACAAATCACCCTGCTGCAGGAACAGCTGGCCCACGTGCACGAAAGCGCGCGCCAGCTGTCGGACTGGGCGCGCGGCGTCGACGAGCGCCTCAAGGCGACCCTGGCCAGCACCTCGTGGAAGGTCACCCGTCCCTTGCGCGCCGCCGGCTCGCTGGCGATCGCGCTGCGCCGCCCGAACCTGGCGCGCCGCATCGTCAACCGCCTCACCGCCAACGAGCGCGTGCGGCGCCTGGTGATCCCGGTGCTGCGCAGCCATCCCGCGATCAACGAGCGCGTCAGCGCCTCGATCGCCTCGATCAAGCTCGATCCGCCGCAGCAGCAGGCGTCGTTCGGCGTCGAGGTCCCCGAAGAACTCAAGGGCTTGCCGCAGTCGGCCCGCACCGTGCTGGCCGACCTGCAACGCGCCCGCGGTAACCAGCAGTCGGATAGTTAA
- a CDS encoding ABC transporter ATP-binding protein, whose amino-acid sequence MGTITVSNLGKAYKTYPTRLSRLAEWMLPFGGPRHTLKWVLRDVSFTVSPGEAVGLIGINGAGKSTLLKLITGTTQPTTGNVWMDGSVAALLELGMGFHPDFTGRQNAYMAGQLLGMTVEQITELMPQIEAFADIGDYMDQPVRVYSSGMQMRVAFSVATARRPDILIVDEALSVGDAYFQHKSFDRIRQFQKQGTTLLLVSHDKQAIQSVCDRAILLDGGRLAREGKPEEIMDYYNAMIAERENDTVRQGETSDGKVQTVSGTGEATVSDIALLDEHGERVEVVDVGSPVTLEVRVQVNAPIPRMVLGYMIKDRLGQPMYGTNTHLKQLPLDDVAAGEEVVYRFAFPMNLGPGSYSVATAIVSTDTHLVNNYEWRDLALVFTVMNMRRPHFEGSAWLDPAIDIQRT is encoded by the coding sequence ATGGGCACGATTACCGTCTCCAACCTGGGCAAGGCCTATAAAACCTATCCGACCCGGCTGTCGCGCCTGGCCGAATGGATGCTGCCGTTCGGCGGCCCGCGCCATACGCTCAAATGGGTGCTGCGCGACGTCAGCTTCACGGTGTCGCCGGGCGAGGCCGTGGGCCTGATCGGCATCAACGGCGCGGGCAAGAGCACGCTGCTCAAGCTGATCACCGGCACCACGCAACCCACCACCGGCAACGTCTGGATGGATGGCAGCGTGGCCGCCCTGCTCGAACTGGGCATGGGCTTCCACCCCGACTTCACCGGCCGCCAGAACGCCTATATGGCCGGCCAGCTGCTGGGCATGACGGTCGAGCAGATCACCGAACTGATGCCGCAGATCGAGGCCTTCGCCGACATCGGCGACTACATGGACCAGCCGGTGCGGGTGTACTCGAGCGGCATGCAGATGCGGGTCGCGTTCTCGGTCGCCACCGCGCGCCGGCCCGATATCCTGATCGTCGACGAGGCGCTGTCGGTGGGCGACGCCTACTTCCAGCACAAGAGCTTCGACCGCATCCGCCAGTTCCAGAAACAGGGCACCACCCTGCTGCTGGTCTCGCACGACAAGCAGGCGATCCAGTCGGTGTGCGACCGCGCCATCCTGCTCGACGGCGGGCGCCTGGCGCGCGAAGGCAAGCCCGAGGAAATCATGGACTACTACAACGCCATGATCGCCGAGCGCGAGAACGACACCGTGCGCCAGGGCGAAACCTCCGATGGCAAGGTCCAGACCGTGTCCGGCACCGGCGAAGCCACCGTCAGCGACATCGCCCTGCTCGACGAACACGGCGAGCGGGTCGAAGTGGTCGACGTCGGCAGCCCGGTCACCCTCGAGGTGCGGGTGCAGGTTAACGCCCCGATCCCGCGCATGGTGCTCGGCTACATGATCAAGGACCGCCTGGGCCAGCCGATGTACGGCACCAATACCCACCTCAAGCAGCTGCCGCTCGACGACGTGGCGGCCGGCGAAGAGGTGGTCTACCGCTTCGCCTTCCCGATGAACCTGGGCCCGGGCAGCTATTCGGTCGCCACCGCCATCGTCAGCACCGACACCCACCTGGTCAACAACTATGAATGGCGCGACCTGGCCCTGGTATTCACCGTGATGAATATGCGCCGGCCCCATTTCGAAGGTTCGGCCTGGCTCGACCCGGCCATCGACATCCAACGCACATGA
- a CDS encoding UbiA family prenyltransferase, whose product MHEQRVDGGTKEGTKAGANMRPLVIDLDGTLIHSDLLWESIVLFLKKHFLRAWQLPLWLFLGKAGFKDKIASQVELDPAALPYDKVVLALIATARAEGRRVILATGAQRRFAEQIAAHLGLFDQVLATDSVNFTSHNKARELCALFGERGYDYVGNSRADLAVWLSCEGAISVTHKPFQLSDGRATSHSGSVRGGALKALVKAMRPRQWLKNLLVFVPMLAGHEFDLWTFNAALVAFIGFSLCASSAYLLNDALDAQDDRVHPTKHKRPIASGALPLPLALISSPLLALAAIGLCAWFSPLLLLVVLIYFASTVAYSLVLKRLLMVDIVTLAILYTLRVLGGGAATMIAPSFWLLAFSFFIFLSLALLKRHSELFNLQRDGKEKTRGRGYTTADRMPIAIMGVNTAFVSVLVFMLYFNSSNVLEQYRTPELLGGILPLLVFWLGRLWVLAFRGEVNEDPVLYVSKDKVSLVVVALCLLLATLASL is encoded by the coding sequence ATGCATGAGCAGCGCGTAGATGGAGGCACTAAGGAGGGCACCAAGGCGGGGGCCAACATGCGCCCGCTGGTGATCGACCTGGACGGGACCCTGATCCATTCCGACCTGCTGTGGGAATCGATCGTCCTGTTCCTGAAAAAGCACTTCCTGCGCGCCTGGCAGCTGCCGCTCTGGCTCTTCCTCGGCAAGGCCGGCTTCAAGGACAAGATCGCCAGCCAGGTCGAGCTCGATCCGGCGGCGCTACCCTATGACAAGGTCGTGCTGGCGCTGATCGCGACCGCGCGCGCCGAAGGCCGGCGCGTGATCCTGGCCACCGGCGCCCAGCGCCGCTTCGCCGAGCAGATCGCGGCCCACCTGGGCCTGTTCGACCAGGTGCTGGCCACCGACAGCGTCAACTTCACTTCGCACAACAAGGCGCGCGAGCTGTGCGCGCTGTTCGGCGAGCGCGGCTACGACTACGTCGGCAATTCGCGCGCCGACCTGGCGGTGTGGCTCAGCTGCGAAGGCGCGATCTCGGTCACCCATAAACCGTTCCAACTGTCGGATGGCCGCGCCACCAGCCACTCGGGCAGCGTGCGCGGCGGCGCCCTGAAGGCCCTGGTCAAGGCCATGCGCCCGCGCCAGTGGCTCAAGAATCTGCTGGTGTTCGTGCCGATGCTGGCCGGCCACGAGTTCGACCTGTGGACCTTCAACGCGGCGCTGGTGGCCTTCATCGGCTTCTCGCTGTGCGCCTCGAGCGCCTACCTGCTCAACGACGCCCTGGACGCCCAGGACGACCGCGTGCACCCGACCAAGCACAAGCGGCCGATCGCTTCCGGCGCCCTGCCGCTGCCGCTGGCCTTGATCAGCAGCCCGCTGCTGGCGCTGGCCGCGATCGGCCTGTGCGCCTGGTTCAGCCCCCTGCTGCTGCTGGTGGTGCTGATCTACTTCGCCAGCACCGTGGCCTATTCGCTGGTACTCAAGCGCCTGCTGATGGTCGACATCGTCACGCTGGCGATCCTGTACACGCTGCGCGTGCTGGGCGGCGGCGCGGCGACCATGATCGCGCCCTCGTTCTGGCTGCTGGCGTTTTCCTTCTTCATCTTCCTGAGCCTGGCCCTGCTCAAGCGCCACAGCGAGCTGTTCAACCTGCAGCGCGACGGCAAGGAAAAGACGCGCGGCCGCGGCTACACCACCGCTGACCGCATGCCGATCGCGATCATGGGCGTCAACACCGCCTTCGTGTCGGTGCTGGTGTTCATGCTCTACTTTAATTCGTCGAACGTGCTGGAACAGTACCGCACCCCCGAGCTGCTGGGCGGCATCCTGCCGCTGCTGGTATTCTGGCTCGGCCGCCTGTGGGTGCTGGCCTTCCGCGGCGAAGTCAACGAAGACCCGGTGCTCTACGTCAGCAAGGATAAAGTGAGCCTGGTCGTCGTCGCCCTGTGCCTGTTGCTGGCAACGCTTGCCTCGCTCTGA